In Fibrobacter sp. UWR3, one DNA window encodes the following:
- a CDS encoding type III pantothenate kinase has product MKKSLDKPARKSNRETFSFVVDVGNSHTVLGIFKGDKVVDHWRLTTRKETTSDEVMNRIGGLVRFSKIKPAEITHVGLSTVVPAHERPWIKALQTLLKRPVQVVSSKNCLGCPIAYPNPASLGADRLCNIIALRDRGYKDAIVVDMGTATTFDVMKDGGFAGGIIIPGISASLDVLTEKAARLLPVSIEWPEHVIANNTDDAIRAGLLYGFMAELETLVAKIKDEMGKKKVPVFATGGWGRMVMGHSKVIDTYDPYLTLNGVRLVALHGNSAAELEKDSDE; this is encoded by the coding sequence ATGAAAAAGAGTTTGGATAAACCTGCACGGAAGTCGAATCGCGAAACTTTTAGCTTCGTCGTGGATGTGGGCAACTCCCACACGGTTTTGGGTATTTTCAAGGGCGACAAGGTGGTGGACCACTGGAGGCTTACTACCCGCAAGGAAACGACGAGCGACGAAGTGATGAACCGCATTGGCGGACTTGTGCGCTTTTCGAAAATCAAGCCGGCAGAAATTACGCACGTGGGCCTGTCGACGGTGGTGCCCGCGCATGAACGCCCCTGGATCAAGGCCTTGCAGACGCTCCTCAAGCGCCCGGTGCAGGTGGTAAGTTCCAAGAACTGCCTCGGTTGCCCGATTGCCTACCCGAACCCGGCGTCGCTCGGTGCCGACCGCTTGTGCAACATTATCGCACTCCGTGACCGTGGCTACAAGGATGCCATCGTGGTGGATATGGGCACGGCAACGACATTTGACGTGATGAAGGACGGCGGCTTCGCTGGCGGTATAATTATTCCGGGCATTAGCGCAAGCCTCGATGTCTTGACCGAGAAGGCGGCGCGCCTGTTGCCGGTAAGCATTGAATGGCCGGAACACGTGATTGCAAACAATACCGACGATGCCATCCGCGCGGGCCTCCTGTATGGCTTTATGGCGGAACTTGAAACCTTGGTGGCAAAGATCAAGGACGAAATGGGCAAGAAGAAGGTACCCGTGTTTGCGACGGGTGGCTGGGGCCGCATGGTGATGGGGCACAGCAAGGTTATCGATACCTACGACCCGTACCTGACCCTGAACGGTGTGCGCCTGGTGGCGCTCCATGGCAATTCTGCCGCAGAACTGGAGAAGGATTCTGATGAATAA
- a CDS encoding sugar transferase, with the protein MFRATTLERILLVLSDFVAVSICFLGAFWVQFHSGWIVDKFDPTKTFDQYWTMGLALNIGWLVLFTCAGLYRSWLLLSRTHQILRVLRAVVIGVVLIIIGLFGTEFLGKVFTNQPLNEGYLYGSRFPWIFIYGGLAMVLVAGFRMFIYFCLRGLLRLGYGANNILVLGATEAGRKVAEDLKNTPARGQRVVGFVDERYQVISHDFAGFPVLGKYSDLAALVKKYKVTGIVIAHESSSPQEIMRVLVWICELPLHIYIVPELYPVVNGQFKGNLVYGFELQELFAFTMPPWQVRVKRIIDVLFGAFLGFCSLPVCLLAAIAIKLEDHGPVFYSQERIGLYGKPFTVYKFRTMRTDAEKFGAQWATKDDPRITKVGKFLRKTRIDELPQILCVLKGDMSMVGPRPERAVFISKLREQIPFYISRLKMKPGLTGWAQVRHHYDTSIEDVQIKLQYDMYYYENMSLLLDFQILVRTVYVVLTGKGAQ; encoded by the coding sequence ATGTTCCGTGCAACTACATTGGAGCGCATCCTCCTAGTCCTTTCGGATTTTGTCGCTGTGTCGATTTGCTTCCTTGGCGCGTTCTGGGTGCAGTTCCATAGTGGTTGGATTGTCGACAAGTTCGACCCGACTAAGACATTCGACCAGTACTGGACCATGGGGCTTGCCCTCAATATCGGTTGGCTCGTGCTGTTTACCTGCGCGGGCCTGTACCGTTCATGGTTGCTCCTTTCGAGAACTCACCAGATTCTGCGTGTACTTCGTGCCGTAGTCATCGGTGTGGTGCTTATCATCATCGGGCTTTTCGGTACGGAGTTCCTGGGGAAGGTTTTCACGAACCAGCCTCTGAACGAAGGCTACCTGTATGGCTCCCGATTCCCGTGGATATTTATCTACGGCGGGCTTGCGATGGTGCTTGTGGCCGGTTTCCGCATGTTCATTTACTTCTGCCTGCGTGGCTTGCTCCGCTTGGGTTATGGCGCGAACAACATCCTGGTGCTCGGCGCGACCGAGGCGGGCCGCAAGGTGGCCGAAGACCTCAAGAACACTCCGGCGCGTGGCCAGCGGGTGGTGGGCTTTGTGGATGAACGCTACCAGGTCATATCGCACGACTTTGCAGGCTTCCCGGTCTTGGGCAAGTATTCCGACCTTGCCGCCCTCGTAAAGAAGTACAAGGTTACGGGTATCGTGATTGCGCACGAAAGTTCCTCCCCGCAAGAGATCATGCGCGTGCTTGTGTGGATTTGTGAACTTCCCCTGCATATCTATATTGTGCCGGAGCTCTACCCGGTGGTGAACGGGCAGTTCAAGGGTAACCTCGTCTATGGGTTTGAACTGCAGGAACTTTTCGCGTTTACCATGCCGCCCTGGCAGGTGCGGGTGAAACGCATTATCGACGTGCTGTTTGGCGCGTTTCTTGGTTTTTGCTCCCTGCCGGTTTGCCTGCTAGCGGCTATTGCCATCAAGTTGGAAGACCACGGACCGGTTTTTTATTCGCAGGAACGCATCGGCCTGTATGGCAAGCCCTTTACGGTCTACAAGTTCCGCACCATGCGTACCGATGCCGAAAAGTTCGGCGCGCAGTGGGCAACGAAGGATGACCCGCGCATTACGAAGGTGGGTAAGTTCCTGCGCAAGACCCGTATTGACGAGCTCCCGCAGATTCTTTGTGTATTGAAGGGCGACATGAGCATGGTAGGCCCGCGCCCTGAACGTGCCGTGTTTATCAGCAAGCTTCGCGAACAGATTCCGTTCTACATCAGCCGCCTCAAGATGAAGCCGGGCCTTACGGGCTGGGCGCAGGTGCGTCACCATTACGATACGAGCATCGAGGACGTGCAGATTAAACTACAGTACGACATGTATTACTACGAGAACATGAGCTTGCTCTTGGATTTCCAGATTCTCGTGCGGACGGTCTACGTTGTGTTGACCGGTAAAGGAGCGCAGTAA
- a CDS encoding phosphotransferase: MDSMQDIASKRWFMGKGRKIDSIETVDRVAIGETFLSIVRVNFAASENCEPDLYAIIEDETRTADFFYDVFSCEKARYRGTSGEFMFMQTENFPVDVSLHELFDIAPLDAEQSNSAFASEHFFFKLYRRLLPGIHPEVEIMEQLDRKRSGVSPQLYGTCYYADATGKHYTLGILEERATGMQDAWAYFNSVMDALCAEALGTATAKMHRALRGLPGTPAQNPEIPFDKLEHLLNSAGATDAVSADISAGNEMRELAEKVKATLPKLKRMAKDAFGAPTGSELFTPQRIHGDYHLGQVLVAAATTAQSLAKQASSAPTFKILDFEGEPTRSLEYRRALHSPLVDVAGMLRSFQYAGATSGFDCTACKHAFLEGYAQAARIDAGAAHVDLETLERAATPYILAKTVYEACYELEFRPGWFHIPARALLKLAD; the protein is encoded by the coding sequence ATGGATAGCATGCAAGATATCGCAAGCAAGCGCTGGTTCATGGGAAAGGGACGCAAGATCGATTCCATCGAGACCGTGGACCGCGTCGCCATCGGGGAAACGTTTCTTTCCATCGTCCGCGTGAACTTTGCCGCAAGCGAAAACTGCGAGCCCGACCTCTACGCCATCATTGAAGACGAGACCCGCACTGCCGACTTTTTCTATGACGTGTTCTCGTGCGAGAAGGCAAGATACAGAGGAACGTCCGGCGAGTTTATGTTCATGCAGACAGAGAATTTCCCCGTAGATGTTTCCCTGCACGAACTTTTCGATATAGCCCCGCTCGATGCCGAGCAGAGCAATTCCGCATTCGCTTCCGAACACTTTTTCTTCAAGCTGTACCGCAGGCTTTTACCGGGAATACATCCCGAGGTCGAAATTATGGAGCAACTCGACCGCAAACGCTCCGGCGTGAGCCCGCAGCTCTACGGCACATGCTACTACGCAGATGCCACGGGAAAACACTACACCCTCGGGATTCTCGAGGAACGTGCAACCGGCATGCAGGATGCGTGGGCGTATTTCAACAGCGTGATGGACGCGCTGTGCGCCGAGGCTCTCGGGACAGCGACCGCGAAGATGCACCGCGCCCTCAGGGGACTCCCGGGCACGCCCGCGCAGAATCCAGAAATTCCATTTGACAAGCTGGAACATCTTTTGAACAGCGCGGGCGCGACAGATGCGGTGAGCGCGGATATTTCCGCAGGCAATGAAATGCGCGAACTCGCCGAAAAGGTAAAAGCGACTTTGCCGAAACTCAAGCGCATGGCGAAAGATGCGTTCGGAGCGCCAACCGGCAGCGAGTTGTTCACACCGCAGCGCATCCACGGGGATTACCACCTGGGCCAGGTGCTGGTTGCCGCCGCAACGACCGCGCAGTCTTTAGCCAAGCAGGCATCAAGCGCACCGACCTTCAAGATTCTCGATTTTGAAGGCGAACCTACCCGCAGTCTCGAATACCGCAGGGCACTGCACTCCCCGCTTGTCGATGTCGCCGGAATGCTCCGCAGTTTCCAGTATGCGGGAGCTACATCCGGGTTCGACTGCACCGCATGCAAACACGCGTTTCTTGAAGGCTACGCGCAAGCCGCCCGCATAGATGCCGGCGCCGCACATGTCGACCTCGAAACCCTCGAGCGTGCTGCCACCCCGTATATCCTCGCCAAGACCGTTTACGAGGCCTGCTACGAACTCGAGTTCAGGCCCGGATGGTTCCACATCCCGGCCCGCGCACTCCTGAAACTCGCCGACTAG
- a CDS encoding UDP-glucuronic acid decarboxylase family protein, translating into MRCLVTGGAGFLGSHLCERLLNDGHEVICLDNYFTGRMVNVAHLRDNRNFELIRHDVTEPILLEVDRIFNLACPASPIHYQFNPVKTIKTSVMGAINMLGMAKRVKARILQASTSEVYGDPAVHPQTEDYWGNVNPIGIRSCYDEGKRVAETLFMDYHRQNNVDIRIVRIFNTYGPRMLMNDGRVVSNFIVQALKGEDLTIYGDGSQTRSFCYVDDLIEGFVRMMNQDKIIGPVNIGNPGEFTMLELAKEVLDLTGSKSKIVYKPLPGDDPKMRRPNIDLAKSALGWEPTIPLRQGLEKTIVYFEELLKGER; encoded by the coding sequence ATGCGTTGCTTAGTTACCGGTGGTGCAGGATTCCTGGGTAGTCACTTGTGTGAACGTCTGCTGAACGACGGTCATGAGGTGATTTGCCTTGACAACTACTTTACGGGCCGTATGGTGAACGTCGCTCACCTGCGCGATAACCGGAACTTCGAGCTCATTCGCCACGACGTGACGGAACCGATTTTGCTGGAAGTGGACCGCATCTTTAATCTCGCGTGCCCCGCGAGCCCCATTCATTACCAGTTCAACCCGGTAAAGACCATCAAGACGAGCGTGATGGGCGCTATCAATATGCTCGGCATGGCGAAGCGCGTGAAGGCGCGTATTTTGCAGGCGAGCACTAGCGAAGTCTACGGCGACCCGGCGGTACACCCGCAGACCGAAGACTACTGGGGCAACGTGAACCCCATCGGTATCCGCAGCTGCTATGACGAAGGCAAGCGCGTCGCCGAAACCTTGTTCATGGATTACCACAGACAAAATAACGTGGACATCCGCATCGTGCGTATTTTCAATACATATGGCCCGCGCATGCTTATGAACGATGGTCGCGTGGTGTCAAACTTTATTGTGCAGGCGCTCAAGGGCGAAGATCTCACGATTTACGGCGACGGCAGCCAGACCCGCAGTTTCTGCTATGTGGATGACCTCATCGAAGGTTTTGTGCGCATGATGAACCAGGACAAGATTATTGGACCCGTGAACATCGGGAACCCTGGCGAATTTACAATGCTTGAACTTGCGAAGGAAGTGCTTGACCTTACCGGCTCCAAGAGCAAGATTGTGTACAAGCCTCTCCCGGGTGACGACCCGAAGATGCGTCGTCCGAATATCGACCTTGCCAAGTCTGCTCTCGGTTGGGAACCGACAATCCCGCTGCGCCAGGGTCTCGAGAAGACGATTGTCTACTTCGAGGAACTGCTCAAGGGCGAACGCTAG
- a CDS encoding ACT domain-containing protein translates to CFVSNENLLSNVNGVINAVYLKCDNLGETVQTGAGAGRLPTASAVVADLVSLARSVDQGSRKALPMGWFNVDNSATLVPISETSARYYLRFTSRDACGVLAKITSVLAENNISIETIIQKNVKDPGKVSIVVITEKTQDCKASKAVDAIDALPEIVEKSQVIRFLA, encoded by the coding sequence TGCTTCGTCTCTAACGAGAACCTGCTTTCGAACGTGAACGGCGTAATCAACGCGGTTTACCTCAAGTGCGACAACCTGGGCGAAACGGTCCAGACCGGTGCCGGTGCTGGCCGCCTCCCGACCGCATCCGCCGTCGTAGCCGACCTCGTTTCCCTGGCCCGCTCCGTGGATCAGGGTTCCCGCAAGGCGCTCCCGATGGGCTGGTTCAACGTCGACAATTCGGCAACTCTCGTGCCTATCTCCGAGACGAGCGCCCGCTACTACCTGCGCTTCACTTCCCGTGACGCCTGCGGCGTGCTCGCGAAGATTACGAGCGTCTTGGCCGAAAATAACATCTCCATCGAGACGATTATCCAGAAGAATGTGAAGGACCCGGGCAAGGTCTCTATCGTGGTCATCACCGAAAAGACGCAGGACTGCAAGGCCTCGAAGGCGGTGGACGCCATCGACGCCCTGCCCGAAATCGTCGAAAAGAGCCAGGTTATCCGCTTCCTCGCCTAA
- the nth gene encoding endonuclease III, which yields MKKTDKIKFIGEKLDELFPNPPIPLDYSNAYTMLVAVVLSAQCTDIRVNQVTKVLFKKAKTPAAMVKLGIDAIAEIIKPCGFFNTKSKNIYNLSKTLVEKYGGEVPRTFEELESLPGVGHKTASVVMSHIFKIPAFPVDTHIHRLAKRWGLSDGSSVEQTEADLKKIFPKEEWEKRHLQIIYFGRTYCKAMGHKPENCPICKVVGSK from the coding sequence ATGAAAAAAACGGACAAGATCAAGTTCATCGGCGAAAAGCTGGACGAGCTCTTCCCAAACCCGCCGATTCCGCTCGACTACTCAAACGCCTACACGATGCTTGTCGCGGTCGTATTGAGTGCGCAATGCACCGACATCCGCGTGAACCAGGTAACGAAGGTGTTGTTCAAGAAAGCGAAAACGCCCGCCGCCATGGTCAAGCTCGGCATCGACGCGATTGCAGAAATCATCAAGCCGTGCGGATTCTTCAACACGAAAAGCAAGAACATTTACAATCTGTCGAAAACGCTCGTCGAGAAATACGGCGGCGAAGTCCCCCGCACATTCGAAGAACTCGAATCACTCCCCGGCGTAGGCCACAAGACGGCAAGCGTCGTGATGAGCCACATCTTCAAGATTCCCGCCTTCCCCGTCGATACACACATCCACCGCCTAGCCAAGCGCTGGGGACTATCGGACGGCAGTAGCGTGGAACAGACCGAGGCCGACCTCAAGAAGATTTTCCCGAAGGAAGAATGGGAAAAGCGCCACCTGCAGATTATCTACTTCGGGCGCACGTACTGCAAGGCAATGGGTCACAAGCCCGAAAACTGCCCTATCTGCAAAGTAGTAGGCAGCAAATAA
- the nadC gene encoding carboxylating nicotinate-nucleotide diphosphorylase encodes MYGDNSTPKFPTEDALTMIRLALAEDVRTGDVTSEWTIPADQKQHARLIAKEDGVLAGLPVIELVFQELKANVKVTLHKKDGDVVKKGDLIAEMDGTTHELLTGERTLLNFIQQLSGVATVAHTFQEALKGGKTKVLDTRKTVPGFRTLQKYAVRVGGGSNHRMGLFDMVLVKDNHIAAAGGVLQALEVVKKNNTQGLMVEMEVENFDQLRALLNKGVDVIMLDNMSNEMMAEALKIIKESGDKCLVEGSGNMTLERAKEIATLGLDYISVGALTHSVKALDISMRI; translated from the coding sequence ATGTACGGCGATAACTCGACTCCCAAATTTCCTACCGAAGATGCTCTCACGATGATTCGCCTCGCGCTTGCCGAAGACGTGCGCACGGGCGACGTGACCAGCGAATGGACCATCCCTGCCGACCAGAAGCAGCATGCCCGCCTGATTGCAAAAGAAGATGGCGTGCTTGCGGGCCTCCCGGTGATTGAACTCGTGTTCCAGGAACTCAAGGCAAACGTGAAGGTGACGCTCCACAAGAAAGATGGCGACGTGGTGAAGAAAGGCGACCTGATTGCCGAAATGGACGGCACGACGCACGAACTCTTGACGGGCGAGCGTACGCTCCTGAACTTTATCCAGCAGCTTTCCGGCGTGGCGACGGTCGCGCATACCTTTCAGGAAGCCCTGAAGGGCGGGAAAACCAAGGTGCTCGATACCCGCAAGACGGTTCCCGGTTTCCGCACGTTGCAGAAGTACGCCGTTCGCGTGGGTGGCGGTTCCAACCACCGCATGGGCCTCTTTGACATGGTGCTCGTGAAGGACAACCACATCGCTGCTGCAGGTGGCGTGCTCCAGGCGCTTGAAGTCGTGAAGAAGAACAACACGCAGGGCCTGATGGTCGAGATGGAAGTGGAAAACTTCGACCAGCTGCGCGCTCTTTTGAACAAGGGCGTAGACGTCATCATGCTTGACAACATGAGCAACGAGATGATGGCCGAGGCCCTCAAGATTATCAAGGAAAGCGGTGACAAGTGCCTGGTGGAAGGCTCGGGCAACATGACGCTCGAACGCGCGAAGGAAATCGCGACGCTCGGCCTCGATTACATCTCTGTCGGTGCGCTCACGCATAGCGTGAAGGCTCTCGACATCTCGATGCGCATTTAG
- the cysE gene encoding serine O-acetyltransferase — MTVEEMEKRLRDEASELAANEPLSKLMLEEQVLNRKNFADMLSVTLACQLAGEVIDRAELEKMFNALYIKYPELLVSACKDLNATVLRDPACTSYLEPLLLFKGFQGLQAYRVAHALWTENRPFPAKMLQNIVSRKFGMDIHPAAKIGHGLLIDHATNIVIGETAIVGNNVSFLHGVTLGGTGNETGDRHPKIGNGVMLGAHAQLLGNIHIGDCAKIGAGAVVLCDVPPHTTYAGVPAVEVGHPTDDMPSFNMQQDFTRDCD; from the coding sequence ATGACAGTCGAAGAAATGGAAAAGCGCCTCCGCGACGAGGCCTCGGAACTAGCCGCCAACGAACCGCTCTCGAAGCTCATGCTCGAAGAGCAGGTGTTGAACCGCAAGAACTTTGCCGACATGCTATCCGTAACGCTCGCCTGTCAACTCGCGGGCGAAGTCATCGACCGTGCGGAACTCGAGAAGATGTTCAACGCGCTGTACATCAAGTACCCCGAACTGCTCGTTTCCGCCTGCAAGGACCTGAACGCAACCGTACTCCGCGACCCCGCCTGCACCAGCTACCTCGAACCGCTCCTGCTGTTCAAGGGGTTCCAGGGCCTGCAGGCCTACCGCGTGGCACACGCCCTCTGGACAGAGAACCGCCCGTTCCCCGCCAAGATGCTCCAGAATATCGTGAGCCGCAAGTTCGGCATGGACATCCACCCGGCGGCAAAAATCGGGCACGGCCTCCTGATTGACCACGCGACAAACATCGTCATCGGCGAAACAGCAATTGTCGGGAACAACGTGAGTTTCTTGCACGGTGTGACGCTTGGCGGTACCGGCAACGAGACCGGCGACCGTCACCCGAAAATCGGGAACGGCGTGATGCTCGGTGCACACGCCCAGCTGCTCGGCAACATCCACATCGGCGACTGCGCGAAGATTGGCGCGGGCGCGGTGGTGCTCTGCGACGTTCCCCCGCACACGACATACGCAGGCGTCCCCGCCGTCGAAGTCGGCCACCCGACCGACGACATGCCCAGCTTCAACATGCAACAAGACTTCACGCGCGACTGCGACTAA